In Pochonia chlamydosporia 170 chromosome 3, whole genome shotgun sequence, the following are encoded in one genomic region:
- a CDS encoding acid phosphatase (similar to Neurospora crassa OR74A XP_957351.2) — MSTLVPRAPYTDAELAALYPPQLRLHQVQILLRHGERTPVNARFTNAGLAPFWPYCSAMRQLRNAVLDPNTDRFSVLEWKRRLETMGPNDAPVMASGPSGELDDICDMGMLTDRGRETTFQLGQRLRKLYVDQLGFLPAGVKNTDFIYLRSTAIPRALESLQQTLNGLYPLHTRAENFPPPTIISRALADETLFPNDSNCRRFAALARAFAQRAADRWNDSEDMAYLTAKIGKWMPDDNQKVAVDSRPRLSGIMDTVNSTFAHGPETKLPKEFYDPKVKRILEKIGVEEWYSGYKESEEYRTLGIGGLLGDVVSRMVESAENSVDTDSDLKTQSSTAPTVRLGLSGCHDTTLAGALSSLGAFNEEAWPPFTSHIAIELFQRTGTNNSSSSQSWWSSLFNSSKASSIGRKPTPELTEREKKRLQDYYVRIRYNDKPVTIPGCKASGKHLDGDESFCTLEAFKSIVDKFTPYDWKQQCRTNIKAPAFPAKPEPAGY; from the exons ATGTCAACTCTTGTGCCCCGAGCTCCTTACACCGACGCCGAGTTGGCGGCCCTGTATCCTCCTCAACTTCGCCTTCATCAAGTTcaaattcttcttcgtcatggCGAACGTACACCGGTGAACGCACGTTTCACCAATGCCGGCTTGGCACCTTTCTGGCCTTACTGTTCTGCGATGCGACAACTTCGCAATGCCGTCCTCGACCCGAACACAGACCGATTCTCAGTGCTGGAGTGGAAGAGACGACTCGAGACTATGGGGCCGAATGACGCTCCTGTAATGGCATCTGGGCCAAGTGGCGAATTGGACGATATTTGTGATATGGGAATGTTGACAGACCGCGGCCGCGAGACCACCTTTCAACTTGGACAAAGGCTGCGGAAGCTCTACGTTGACCAACTCGGATTCCTTCCCGCCGGCGTCAAAAACACCGACTTTATCTACCTTCGATCGACAGCTATTCCACGTGCTCTAGAATCCTTACAGCAGACTCTTAATGGATTATACCCCCTGCATACCCGCGCTGAAAACTTCCCTCCGCCAACAATTATTTCCCGCGCTCTTGCGGACGAAACATTGTTCCCTAACGACTCCAACTGCCGTCGTTTTGCTGCGCTCGCCCGTGCCTTCGCCCAACGAGCCGCAGACCGGTGGAACGACTCGGAAGACATGGCCTACCTGACAGCAAAGATTGGCAAATGGATGCCAGACGATAACCAGAAGGTCGCAGTGGACTCACGCCCTCGGTTAAGCGGTATCATGGACACAGTCAACTCAACCTTTGCTCATGGCCCCGAAACAAAGCTACCCAAAGAGTTTTATGACCCCAAAGTCAAACGCATCCTGGAGAAGATTGGGGTGGAAGAGTGGTATTCCGGGTACAAAGAAAGCGAGGAATACAGAACGCTCGGCATCGGTGGATTGCTCGGGGACGTGGTATCGAGAATGGTAGAAAGCGCCGAGAACTCCGTAGATACCGACAGCGATTTGAAAACCCAGTCCAGCACAGCTCCCACTGTCCGTCTGGGCCTCAGCGGATGCCATGACACAACTCTAGCTGGAGCGCTCTCCAGTCTCGGTGCCTTCAACGAGGAAGCCTGGCCCCCATTCACTAgccacattgccattgaACTCTTTCAGCGCACAGGAACCAACAATTCATCGTCAAGTCAATCGTGGTGGTCTTCCCTTTTCAACAGCTCTAAAGCAAGCAGCATAGGGCGAAAACCGACTCCCGAGCTGACTGAGCGTGAGAAGAAGCGACTACAAGACTACTATGTTCGCATTCGTTACAACGACAAGCCCGTCACCATACCCGGATGTAAAGCGTCTGGCAAACATCTCGACGGTGACGAGTCATTCTGCACTTTG GAAGCATTCAAGTCTATAGTAGACAAGTTCACGCCCTACGACTGGAAGCAGCAATGTCGCACGAACATCAAAGCTCCTGCGTTCCCTGCCAAACCGGAACCCGCCGGCTATTAA
- a CDS encoding phosphatidylcholine-sterol O-acyltransferase-like protein (similar to Chaetomium thermophilum var. thermophilum DSM 1495 XP_006692896.1): MNISNQPGLQPPDLTAGMQSPLSNSPSTEKPLDDMADGFEELDLSDDALIEDQDEAQAALQPAISAAASHLTSIQTPAAEKAAALERVPGAGYFDTAIIEGEEEDDGGDSSGPGPGTFPETQSTRAREDAAAHAHVLGAPRFQSPDQLPMPSPWISKPKDFSINKDSPRSRQTLGMLGSAFGQTRHRSRSAGQEALKKLQKAFPSFTGHGNLLPSLPTSFLSNFTGDHKSGLNHSSKIVNRPRPRSVTLAQPTTNASHVAGYHNETEKQDRHTPLPSAAAGAGLSSMARPRPPVLRRVTSDESLLYHSLSRQSSLGDDNRFSDVREMVNIRFMAIRDSLPEVPNFKMPSFPRLQAASRMSSISINGLFSSSSDDNALNRPKADGTRELPTAQSSPGVAKSAASTPMDRVLEDLTGDLVVLGGYRGSVLRSAEPPHQQLWAPVKLGFNMRKANLEVGLEDEDEETMEERIIPSGMLKHVGPVDVSRKLFKKLRSSPNARNGKLRIWDYGYDWRLSPALSSRKLQQFLAKLPSNQPGTPTESRGALIIAHSLGGLITRHAVNQQPHLFAGVLYAGVPQRCINILGPFRNGDAVLFNEKLLTAQVNFSIRTSFVLLPDDGFCFIDKETKDPYPVDFFNADDWVKWRLSPCVATALPAFNRDKQQGLVSPLSALFPNSLLKTKKAPDSYENHENTDVISNEVLQQGVAPLPSPPQSPSPPSGAAETFTPDQERYLEYLRRTLAATRKFRSELAHSESHEMSNAYPPHAVLYGKAIPTVYAAQVAGREAIPCSDAYDDLIFRPGDGVVLAREAMIPEGYSIVRSGRVSTERGHLTMLGDLPAVARALEALVRGRRKGIGMGK; the protein is encoded by the coding sequence ATGAACATTTCAAATCAGCCTGGTCTCCAACCCCCGGATTTGACAGCGGGCATGCAATCCCCATTATCGAACTCGCCATCTACTGAAAAGCCGCTGGATGACATGGCTGATGGTTTTGAGGAGCTGGATTTGTCAGATGATGCCCTCATCGAAGACCAAGATGAGGCGCAAGCTGCCCTTCAACCAGCCATCAGTGCCGCCGCCAGTCATTTAACATCCATTCAAACTCCTGCAGCGGAAAAGGCAGCAGCCCTGGAACGTGTACCTGGGGCCGGATATTTCGACACCGCCATCATcgagggcgaagaagaagatgacggtgGCGATAGCTCCGGCCCAGGGCCAGGAACGTTTCCTGAAACCCAGAGCACCAGAGCTAGGGAAGATGCAGCAGCTCATGCCCACGTCCTTGGGGCTCCTAGGTTTCaatcaccagaccagttgcCGATGCCTTCACCCTGGATATCAAAACCCAAAGATTTCAGTATCAACAAAGATTCACCTCGCTCACGCCAGACCCTGGGAATGCTTGGTTCTGCTTTTGgtcaaactcggcatcgGTCAAGGTCCGCAGGACAGGAagccttgaagaagcttcaaaAGGCTTTCCCATCATTCactggccatggcaaccTTTTGCCTTCACTGCCAACGTCGTTTCTTTCTAATTTTACGGGAGACCACAAGAGTGGCCTAAATCACAGTTCAAAGATTGTCAACCGTCCTCGCCCCAGGTCCGTCACACTGGCGCAGCCGACCACCAACGCCAGCCATGTTGCTGGTTACCATAATGAAACAGAGAAACAAGACAGACATACGCCATTACCATCCGCAGCGGCAGGGGCCGGCTTATCTTCAATGGCTCGGCCTCGACCGCCCGTGCTGCGGCGAGTTACATCTGATGAAAGTCTCCTGTATCACAGCCTGTCCAGACAATCGTCTCTCGGGGACGATAATAGATTTAGTGACGTCCGAGAAATGGTAAATATTCGATTCATGGCCATCCGAGACAGTCTTCCGGAGGTGCCAAATTTCAAGATGCCTAGCTTTCCACGCTTGCAAGCGGCTTCCCGCATGTCATCAATTTCCATCAATGGACTTTTTTCGAGTTCAAGCGATGACAATGCGCTAAATCGACCAAAGGCAGACGGTACTCGAGAGCTACCAACAGCGCAATCGAGTCCAGGTGTTGCTAAATCCGCCGCCTCTACGCCAATGGACCGTGTTCTGGAAGACCTCACAGGTGACTTGGTTGTTCTTGGCGGCTATCGTGGATCTGTACTTCGCTCCGCCGAGCCACCACACCAGCAACTCTGGGCACCTGTAAAACTGGGATTTAATATGCGAAAAGCGAACCTGGAGGTAGGtttggaagatgaagatgaagaaacTATGGAGGAACGCATCATACCTTCAGGCATGCTGAAACATGTCGGCCCCGTCGATGTTTCGCGTAAGCTCTTCAAAAAGCTACGGTCATCACCAAATGCACGCAATGGCAAGCTTCGAATCTGGGACTATGGATACGATTGGCGCCTTAGCCCTGCATTATCGTCAAGAAAATTGCAGCAATTCCTTGCCAAATTGCCATCCAATCAACCCGGCACACCGACAGAGTCTCGCGGAGCTCTCATCATTGCCCACAGCCTAGGCGGACTCATTACGAGACATGCTGTCAACCAGCAGCCGCATCTCTTCGCCGGAGTACTTTACGCTGGAGTCCCTCAGCGTTGTATAAATATACTAGGGCCATTCCGGAATGGTGACGCGGTTCTCTTCAACGAGAAGCTGCTAACTGCGCAGGTTAACTTCTCAATTCGTACATCGTTCGTGTTGCTCCCTGATGACGGGTTCTGCTTCATTGATAAGGAGACTAAGGACCCATATCCAGTTGACTTTTTCAATGCTGATGACTGGGTCAAGTGGCGTCTCAGTCCTTGTGTGGCAACAGCCCTTCCGGCCTTTAATAGAGACAAGCAACAAGGACTGGTATCGCCATTGTCTGCTCTTTTCCCGAATTCTCTGCTGAAAACGAAGAAGGCACCGGATTCCTATGAGAATCATGAAAACACAGATGTTATCTCCAACGAAGTTCTCCAACAAGGAGTTGCTCCCCTCCCGTCCCCTCCTCAGTCACCTTCGCCGCCTTCAGGCGCTGCGGAGACTTTTACCCCAGATCAGGAACGGTATTTGGAGTATCTAAGACGAACACTCGCAGCGACTAGGAAATTTCGATCCGAACTTGCTCACTCTGAGAGCCACGAAATGTCTAATGCGTACCCACCGCATGCTGTTCTCTACGGGAAAGCAATCCCCACGGTATACGCAGCCCAAGTAGCAGGGCGTGAGGCCATCCCGTGTTCAGATGCCTACGACGATTTGATTTTCCGCCCCGGAGATGGAGTTGTGCTTGCGCGGGAAGCAATGATTCCTGAGGGGTATTCCATTGTTCGATCCGGCCGAGTCAGTACCGAGAGAGGTCATCTCACTATGCTAGGGGACCTACCAGCAGTAGCTCGGGCGCTTGAGGCCCTTGTCCGTGGCCGTCGCAAGGGAATTGGTATGGGAAAGTGA